The Dendropsophus ebraccatus isolate aDenEbr1 chromosome 3, aDenEbr1.pat, whole genome shotgun sequence genomic interval gtcagtgcttatagactttctcttttgtaatttgttcttaaaaaaaactaataaaaacattgaaccagaaaacctctcctgctctggacagttcatgtctcagacagagatgtcagcaaagagcactactgtgtcagactgaaaataaaacctttccctacaggacatacagcagctgataagtatgggaagacttgagattttttagtagaagtacaTTACCAATCTAcatagaaaaaagattttcgccagacaacccctttagtcaCAGTAAGGTCACGAGTAACTTGACACAAGTGCAAAATCAGTCGGCCAGggagtggtttaaaaaaaaaaaaaaaaaaaaagcctttaaaaAAAGGAGTCTATTGGCATCAAATACATGTTTAGCAGGGTGGTTTGTGTAAGCAAAAAGCGAGGTAATGCTGCATAGTTTGTTCTTATTTTCAGGCTGGCCAGAGAATTTTGTTTAGATGCCAATCTCCAGTGTGTCTCAGAACTCGAGAAGGTATTTGTTAGTTTCATTATATCAACTACATTTCCCTCAATGCATCTAGGTTTTGCTATTCAAAGCTGACAGAGCCAAAATTGATGTTAAGTGCCAAAAATGTCTCCGTTACAGATACAGTGTATGCTGCAAGATATTGGGGCAAATATTGCAACACCTTTATCCTCCGCCAGAGAAAGCCATAAAGGTAAATTTGTCATTCTCAAAAAAGCTTCAGTACTTTAGCTTTCCTAAAAGGGTATTCCGCTATCagaaaaacgtattgcaaaactattaaaaccccccccccccccatgtgatgTCACCATCACATATCAAGTGACCAGACCCTCCAGCCTCCATTACCATCTCCCATGTCATAttcatctttattgggacattgaGAGAGTGCTGCCTTGTTCTGAGCAATGCTACAGAAAGAACAAATAGGGAGTGAATGCAGCAGATGCTGCAACCCTGCTgtgtaatagtctgcagtgaaatgagatgttcagCACGTACAGTGATGAAATACAGAACTAgacaggagagaaaaaaaaaaagaagtgccaGGGTCATGTTTTGTATTCTCTGCACGGGAGAactgcagccagtcactgacaTCAGCAGTCACATGCAAGAGAAAATACATGTGACTGTTGAGGCTATAACCCtaaggagcccccccccctccctccctccccaagGGATTTGAATGGTAACTCATATGATGGTTTAATTTGTGTCCCAACTCTTTCTGCAGTGAAGACATCATTTAATGAAGAGCCTATTCAGGAGCTAGAGGAATGGATTGACAAGTACACAGCTCAGCTTCCTCCACTCAGCTGCTTTATTCTGCCTGTACGTTCTACGCCATTGTCATCTGTTATGATAGACTATGCTTGTATTGTCACCTCACTGTCCAATTTCCCACCTGGGACACTTCTAAAAGACTAaccacttatttttttatttatttttttagtctggagGAAAGGCCAGTGCATCATTACATGTGGCCAGAGCAGTGTGTCGGAGAGCAGAAAGAGTGTGAGTCCATTCTTCTGTATCAGCCTATTCTTTCCATACAACACTGTGACCATCACCACAGCTAGCCACTTACGTTGGTTTATCTCTCTTAGCTatagtttttttctcttttactttTTCTAGGACTTTCAAGATACTGCAAATGGGAGAGGCAGATCCAACAGTTGGGAAATACTTGAACAGGTATAAAGTGATTTTTACTGttttcagaaagaaaaaaaaaaaaaaaagtaaaacctttGCTAACATTTTAAAGAAACTCAAGAGTTTCACTTTGATGAAATATTACAATAGGGAAATGTATTGATGGTCCTCAGCTAAAAATATAATCTGATCTTTTTCAGGTTAAGCGACTACCTTTTCACATTGGCTAGATATGCAGCCCAGTCTGAAGGCAGAGCTGAGACAATCTACACCCGAAGATACCCATGAGAAGATGGGGTCAGAATAACTACCCATGCCATGCACAGTGGATGCAGCTTGGAGTGAGGAGACTATACATTGGTTACACAAGATGTTTGAAACCTATGTAGTTCAGACTCAATAAGCTGGCATCTTTcagatctataaaaaaaaaatatatatatatatatatcatttgttACCTAAATAGGTCTCTTAGCAGGTGATTGGGGGGAGAATAGCTGCGGGGAAAGCCAAGCTCTCTTCAGCAGAAACATATGGCGGCCCAGCCTCTCAGTGGCAGCCAGGTACAAATTTAAGATTGCCAAGAAACAAAGTTTGTAATACAATTTTGGAATTAAAATTGTTACTGCTATTGGAAATTAAAGTTACTGACACTGTTGCCATTGTTTGTGTACGTGGAGTAAGAGAACCAGGACTTCTCCCCATCAACTCTTAACATGATCAAGTATTAAAATAGTTACagggaggacatttatgaaggctgcgccactggcgtacaccagggagaaggcacagattcaccccttctccctggcgtacaccagctgtatcccctgctcacctgatCCGCAGGGGGTTGGCTCCACCCACGCCTGATTTATGCCAGGTCAGGCCGGTTTCACCAGTACACCAGTCTTCATGAATGTCCCCCTGGGTTATTAGAAAGTGAAAGCTGAATTATGCTAATCTATGTGAGGGAACCTTTTATACATTGAGTACCTGTCAGAAGAACAACACAGAATTTATGAAAATAATTAAATAGTTTAATTAAAATACATATGGGGTGCTACACCAGCAACATACATATACAAAGCCATTTAGTTACACCACGACTACGCTCTTATCTCTGTTCTTTTAAATGCCAAATAAATGTTTGGTTTTTAAAAGTATCTGACAAGATAGTGACCTCCAAAACCAGGGGGTAAGCAGCAAACACATAAGTGCTAAAGCATATAAGTGAAAGAAGATACACAGCGATAGGGTTTATACTTCCCCATGCATATGTAAAGCATTTTTCAGTGCCCATTAAAAACATTCAAAGACACATTGCCAAGACTCATCGATATTGGCTACAAGTCTTAATGCTTTTCAGTGCGGACGTGAATCAATATCTAGGCCATAACATTCATATGCCTCCATAGGTCATGGAATGCAGCTTTTAGACAACAGTGGCTTCATGAAAGTCTTTACAGTATACAACACCATGTTTTTGTTCTGGAGATAGACGTGGCCCACTGCATGAGACGAAGTTGTTTCTCAGCATATGGAGGATAGCGCAGGTAAGTGACACATTCAATGGCCGTATTGCGCAGGAGACAGGCTTTGCTGTGAGAGAAGGTgtcaaagctgaacttaccaccGTATATGCCAATACCACTGTTACCTAGGACAAAAGACAGGTGGTCAATAGTAACCAAAAATAATGTGAtcattaaaagggaatctgtcactaggtttattccacattaaatgagggcagaataaactagtgacagaaatgctgaacagatcggtgtattacttacatcattctgctcagcggttctcctaatatgcaggagaataggattcttgccacacccctccccccagctgctgattgacagccgactgcctatacacagcatagatagataactgccaatcagcaggacCATAACTGCACAATTGTATATACTCACCCACACCTCCATAGGGCAATCTGGTGTACAGACTTTGGACCATACTGTCATTGGAACAGAAGCTTCCACTACAGGTTTTGTCCATAACATCTGAAACGACCTAAAGCCAGGAGGGACATACTTTAAAATACTTGCCAGTATACAATCATAGAAATTATAAAAAGTTGAATTATGGACTGCATCAGGAGGGGCAAGACTTTATGTCACATGATCACTATGTTGTACTACAAATTAATGTAGTCACTCACATCTTGCAAGGCCTAAAGCCATGGTCACAGATGCATTCGTGATGGGATTTCGGGAGCCAagccagcccagcagccagggtgacaggtccccttcaaagggaacctgtgggcCAAACCCCACCCTGCCCCGGGATACAGTGTGGAATAGTTACCCTCTCCTCGTGGtcctcaatatgcaaatgagcagagaggaGTCCAATACATTTAGGAAACCACTGGAGCAAACTGATCTCTACTCACTTGCTTAATGAGCGGCGCGGGACCTCGAGGAGAGGGTAACTATTCCACACTGTATCCCAGGGTAGGGTGGGTTTTGGCCCACTGTcatggctgacaggttccctttaatcctatGCTGGTTAAGAAAAAGATACTCAACACATGTGGGGGGTGATATATGAAGACTGGTGTACCCATACGTATACCTCTTCTAGAATTTGGCCTGACCTGCTCCTGCTGTGTGGCAGGCGCTGAAATCTACACTTACACCTGAGCAGGTAtaaatttctgccatgatttacacctacgAGCATAAAATGCTGTGGAACTAGACCTAGGGGGTTGTCGGCGGGGACGGGTCACTTCCATATCAAATAAAACTATTTACATAGAGATTGTGTTGGTCTCACTTACTGCAATTGTAAGTATAATCTGCGGCATAAAGATACAACAGATAGGCAAGGCTTAGAATCCATTGAAGATTTTTATGCTCCTGTAAATTGGAGTTTCTTTGACCTGTGCTTTGGAGCAAAATTACCTGTGGGTTGTTAGAATAGACATATACAGCTAACGGTCGATCTCTCTTATTGATGAACTGAATTGCTTCTTCTAAAGTCTCTACTGTCAGGATGGGGAGGACTGGCCCAAGAAATTCTTGTTTCATAACAGGATCCGATTCCGTCACATCGATCAGAACTGTTGGAGCTAAACAACAGAATAAGGTGCAAAATATGGAAATtagtatgtaatcactgtattacACTCATAAGATTTAAAGTAAAATAAAGAGAAGCAgatgcactaaaaaaaaaaaataagaaacctAGTGCCAAAATGAACAGCTAGATAGAAGAGCTAATGATACTGCTGCTGACCTAGTACACAGATTCTGCAAATATTTGCTGGACCGCCACTACTTCATAGCTGAGGTTATACATCGGTAGCACAGCAGTTACCGAGGTTTTAGGCAGATATGACCAGAAGTTTGGGTGCTTCTAATTCAGGAGAATAGAAGGAAGCGCAATAGGGTTCTGGACTGGATGGGCTGAACTTGGTCAACTGTTCCACAAAGACCATTGTCCATTCAAAAACGTATCATATTCTAGGAGACCATGGAGGCATGTAATCTGACTAAGGATACTAAAGGGTTACTCAACAAATCCAAAATATCATCATCTTCTTCCATGGTCAATGAAGGAAATAGGTCATGCCTTATAAAACTGTAGTTAATGGATTAGAGGCAATATACACTCAAAAGAGGTCTTGTAAGTGAATCCATAGAGACTCCGTCCTCTAAGGGAGAAGTGCAGGGTCCAACATCTAAGCCCGCAGATTGGAACCAGAGATTATATCTCAGCTGGAAGTATCTAAACTGCAGGCGGGTAGGAATGGATACCTTCTCCTGTAGTTGAGGGAAAGTAGCAATCTTATCTATCAACTCATTACAGCCAGTGTTTTTGCACCTAAAGCCCCTATGACACGAAGCGATTAttagccgataatcgtcttgtgtcatagaaaacaacgatcagctgacatgcacgatgtaggctgatcgttgtctttctacATGTTGAAAGCTTAACGATCCcgatagcagtgatatgctgccgtcgctccatgtaataggtgcagaCCACCGCCATCTTCCtagggctgcccggatgatccagCGAACACCTGCAGCTCCcagcacttacccgcttgctgccaaGGCATGTAATAGGGCCGGGAGCtagcggagaacgaggagcaagcgagtgctgacctgacaggtcggtgctcgtttGCCCCTCTGAATTGACCCGTATAATAGGAGCTTATGCTGGCTCCTCTACCATAGTCAGGGATGTGCAAAAAAGTACCAAAGGCAATCTTGTATTATACCATAGGGGAGTATTAGGAGATCAAGTTGAAGActgaatctgaaaaaaaaaaaaatctcttaaaaCCTGCCCCACACTTTaatctgttagcagtgtaatccttggtccggagcaccattaggagcactgccccacccccatagcgccaaGCCGGCCCGCTCTTTCTAGTGATAATCATTGAGCGGTCTAGATCAGTGCTctggaccgaggattacactgctgaaAAAAATTGTTGGGGAACATAGTGTAATAATGGCAGACGTGTTTGTCACTAGATCGATCCTTTAATTCCAAAGTCAGAACACTTTTTCACCAAACTTGTCAAGACCTAATCCTTACCGATATATCGCTCACTCTCATCAGTCTGTCCCCCGAGGACCACCTGGCCACAGGATAGAAAATCCTTAACTCTTCTATATTGGTCCAGACTTGCCATGCGCCCATAGTGCTGGGATTCTTGTGGGTTTTCCCCATAGAATTCATGGGTGCATATTTCCAGCTCCTGGATTAGACCATCCCGAATATCCAAATGGCACAGAATATATTCTGGAGCCAGTGAATTTTGTCCTGCATTAATAAACCGTGCCCATGCAATCCTACGTGCGGCCAAAGCAAGATCACATGACTTGTCCACATAGCAAGGATTTTTACCTCCAAGGACCAAAGATACAGGAGTCATATGTTTGGCTGCCGCTTGCATCACCTGCCTACCTGTCATACGATCACCTGCAACATAGCGGATGTGTTAGTTGACTTAGGGTTTGTTCACTGTATacataattaatttttttatttttaacttctgAGACCTAGAACTACAATGTATTCTCACAGCTGAGTTTCCATCCTAGCTGTCTTTTTGTAATCCTCCCCTATTGCATtgtaatacatttatatatttcaatcatattatatagtatacaaataaaaaatacctaTATAGAGGATGTGGTCAAATTTGTGCTCCAGAATTTCCAGTAGTTCAGAGTGTTCTCCAGGAATTAGCTGGTAACAATTCTAagagaaatttaaaaaataaaaaaataaataaaaaaatcaatgtgCTAAATCTGActcaaaaatatgaaaaaaaaaaaaaaaaaaaaacaacaaacacacacaaccacaTGACATGGCCAGAACAATAGAACGGGGATTTTGTCTTGAAGACTTCTAGGGGTTTTAACTTTACTTGTCCCATTTCTACAGAATGGCGGATAAatatgagatggggggggggggggggttcgaccTCTGTGCCCCTTGGAGATCTCCAGATCGGTGCCccaactcctttgttttgaatagagcggTAGGTTGAAGCGTGACCTGCAGTTCCATTCATTTTCTTTGAGCCGCTAGGAAGAGCCGAGTGCTGTTGTGATTTCCTTCTCACTAC includes:
- the MMAB gene encoding corrinoid adenosyltransferase MMAB isoform X2 translates to MSSSKPGPPAADQRLSPPEKKTKRFPKIYTKTGDKGFSSTYTGERRPKDNLVFDALGTTDELTSAIGLAREFCLDANLQCVSELEKIQCMLQDIGANIATPLSSARESHKVKTSFNEEPIQELEEWIDKYTAQLPPLSCFILPSGGKASASLHVARAVCRRAERVTFKILQMGEADPTVGKYLNRLSDYLFTLARYAAQSEGRAETIYTRRYP
- the MMAB gene encoding corrinoid adenosyltransferase MMAB isoform X1 translates to MAAARLLLRRAVRGVTQGGRLYSGEGAQGSSPPEKKTKRFPKIYTKTGDKGFSSTYTGERRPKDNLVFDALGTTDELTSAIGLAREFCLDANLQCVSELEKIQCMLQDIGANIATPLSSARESHKVKTSFNEEPIQELEEWIDKYTAQLPPLSCFILPSGGKASASLHVARAVCRRAERVTFKILQMGEADPTVGKYLNRLSDYLFTLARYAAQSEGRAETIYTRRYP